One segment of Aquimarina sp. BL5 DNA contains the following:
- a CDS encoding transglycosylase domain-containing protein → MSSHITMMHQLLQKRWIKGPLIAFGSFFLVFIIFYGSIYFGFWGKIPSENELSSLKQAEATQVLDKNSRLIGKYFVYDRQPIVYEDLPKHLIDALIATEDVRFYEHDGVDNVSLLRVFFKTILFRDKSSGGGSTITLQLVKNIFGRKDYGIFSIVVNKLKESIIAKRIEDIYSKEEVLTQYFNTVPFPDNTYGIESASQKFFRKSTKELTLSEACTLIGSLKANHSYNPRLFPERSQLRRDVVLQQMTKYKYITQDVANRIMNQNIVLDYQYFNHDLGLAPYFREEVKKELHEILKKYKKADSSAYDIYKDGLIVHTTLDYKMQSLAEEVMKGHLQSLQKTYEKEYGKKAPWNTNINLIDNTLKQLPVYQKYKEQGLSQKQIIDSFSVKREMELFEWEGNITRKVSTRDSLQHYLKFLNAGMIAIDPSNGAVRAYLGGIDYRYFKYDHVSQSKRQVGSTFKPFVYTAAIENGMKPCTYFPLKEVTYTNLKDWTPKNGSEEKDPYLNYNLEAALSNSVNTIAVKVIGEVGVTKVLDQIKKMGITEELPEEPSIALGTAGIKIKELAGAYASYVNNSKGVQPFYISRIEDKQGNLIASFEPKIIEEPAFSDYTRQVLLEMMKSTVDKGTATRLRTTYGLKNEIAGKTGTTQDNKDGWFVGITPKLVTVTWVGNDNYAIGFKTTAQGQGANSALPIFGKLYQKMNEDPNFDSFTKSSFEKTSDNVLEDLDCQPEKRDNFLKRLFSKKKKKKKFKNK, encoded by the coding sequence ATGAGTAGTCATATAACTATGATGCATCAATTATTACAAAAAAGATGGATTAAGGGGCCATTAATCGCCTTCGGAAGCTTTTTTTTAGTTTTCATTATTTTTTATGGAAGTATTTATTTTGGTTTTTGGGGAAAAATTCCAAGCGAGAATGAATTAAGTTCTCTAAAGCAAGCTGAAGCAACCCAAGTGCTAGATAAAAATAGTCGTCTAATTGGCAAATACTTCGTTTACGACAGACAGCCTATAGTTTATGAAGATCTTCCGAAACACCTAATCGATGCCTTGATTGCCACAGAAGACGTACGTTTTTATGAACACGATGGTGTAGATAATGTAAGTTTGTTAAGAGTATTTTTTAAAACCATTTTATTTAGAGATAAATCTTCGGGAGGCGGAAGTACAATTACACTTCAGTTAGTAAAAAACATTTTTGGAAGAAAAGATTATGGAATTTTTAGTATTGTAGTTAATAAACTTAAAGAATCTATTATAGCCAAACGTATTGAAGATATATATAGCAAAGAAGAGGTTCTTACTCAATACTTCAACACTGTTCCATTTCCAGACAATACATATGGAATCGAGAGCGCTTCACAAAAGTTTTTTCGTAAATCTACTAAAGAACTGACATTATCAGAAGCCTGTACATTAATTGGTAGTTTAAAGGCTAATCATAGTTACAATCCCAGGCTTTTTCCAGAGCGTAGCCAGTTAAGAAGAGATGTTGTTTTGCAACAAATGACAAAATATAAATACATCACTCAAGATGTTGCAAATCGCATAATGAATCAAAACATTGTTCTGGATTATCAATATTTTAATCATGATCTTGGGTTAGCTCCTTACTTTAGAGAAGAAGTAAAAAAAGAACTTCATGAGATCTTAAAAAAATATAAAAAAGCGGATAGCAGCGCGTATGACATATACAAAGACGGATTAATCGTTCATACTACCTTAGATTATAAAATGCAATCATTGGCAGAAGAAGTAATGAAAGGTCATTTACAAAGTCTACAAAAAACATATGAAAAAGAGTATGGTAAAAAAGCTCCTTGGAACACAAATATAAATCTGATCGATAATACACTGAAACAATTACCGGTTTATCAAAAATATAAAGAACAAGGTCTTAGCCAAAAACAGATTATAGATTCTTTTTCGGTCAAAAGAGAGATGGAGCTATTCGAATGGGAAGGAAATATTACTAGAAAAGTCTCTACCAGAGATAGTTTACAACATTATCTAAAGTTCCTGAATGCTGGAATGATTGCTATTGACCCATCTAATGGAGCAGTTAGAGCATACTTGGGAGGTATTGATTATAGATATTTTAAATATGATCACGTATCCCAAAGTAAAAGACAAGTAGGTTCTACTTTTAAACCATTTGTATACACGGCTGCTATCGAAAACGGTATGAAACCTTGTACTTATTTTCCATTAAAAGAAGTTACTTATACCAACCTAAAAGATTGGACACCAAAAAACGGATCTGAAGAAAAAGATCCTTATCTAAATTACAACCTGGAAGCTGCTTTAAGTAATTCCGTAAATACAATTGCAGTAAAAGTTATAGGTGAAGTAGGTGTTACTAAGGTGCTTGATCAGATAAAAAAAATGGGGATCACAGAAGAACTTCCTGAGGAACCCTCGATAGCATTGGGAACAGCCGGGATCAAAATAAAAGAATTGGCAGGTGCTTATGCAAGTTATGTAAACAATTCTAAAGGAGTCCAACCTTTTTATATTAGTAGAATAGAAGATAAACAAGGTAATCTTATAGCTTCGTTCGAACCAAAAATTATTGAAGAACCCGCTTTTAGTGATTATACTAGACAGGTATTGTTAGAAATGATGAAATCCACAGTCGATAAAGGTACTGCAACTAGATTAAGAACCACCTATGGCCTTAAAAATGAGATCGCAGGAAAAACCGGTACTACCCAAGATAATAAAGACGGCTGGTTTGTGGGAATTACACCAAAACTCGTTACAGTAACTTGGGTTGGTAACGATAATTATGCTATTGGATTTAAAACCACAGCTCAGGGGCAAGGCGCTAATTCTGCCTTACCTATTTTTGGCAAGCTCTATCAAAAGATGAATGAAGACCCGAATTTTGATTCTTTTACTAAAAGTAGTTTTGAGAAAACTTCTGATAACGTTTTAGAGGATTTGGATTGTCAACCAGAAAAACGCGATAATTTCTTAAAAAGACTTTTCAGCAAAAAGAAAAAAAAGAAGAAATTTAAAAATAAGTAA